From Mustela erminea isolate mMusErm1 chromosome 1, mMusErm1.Pri, whole genome shotgun sequence, a single genomic window includes:
- the C1H19orf44 gene encoding uncharacterized protein C19orf44 homolog isoform X1 — protein sequence MASIRRASHPARNIFGDFSDTSLEDSKMEEIRNLKISRSLTKTGPAHSRFLKGNQTMGVKHSLLKEKAVVDGGHKLSSGRPLTTASKLRASAVLTKLAQIETKIMNRKAQMVLSDMESDLKTSEESLPKSTDTVLPRSTVKLSSHSLEKTSQKQAHEIPVAESGGAQNGKVSRFLKRREPPVENTFPEAHFGKERNFQTPKEKKPARKLASPDSDEEEMKELLGSLMESSREKETYTSQHFRGPRVSEKEQTKLFLDPIPTPPRILSPPSEELSSPKSFRTSRLPGSQSADGTLCSTRSRARSSQTHASGDTATRMASHASGDTATRTASLPITGPSPESASVGRPEKLSSCPGSSEAGPCEESLSEAADDSPNDFRINLLSLEDLAPAVSENSDLEQRKEGQRDEASSRSPRAGGAPTLSEVSERLSEPSAPSPRPKSQEPTASTVSSAYSEDFETASESRACSEESPDRTLDTSTEFSASLQPDLALPTLKPRKNQVRDITRVLVKETAVQTLDPAFTYQWAEGAGVAAIGPALGGTYVDPVPIASHVVSADSIEALTAYSPAVFALNDMLKQQLSLTQQFMEASRHLHGSLLRSLDRDSFHYHTLEETKQYIRQHRPAPLSMEDALQEVTVVGADGMEDSPKRNPSSSLSGVLDVPSPRLLGVPGTRPERTHRPGETEPQAALSPLLLGRRRMPACLEPRKAARRARGCLPSEWRRWKG from the exons ATGGCTTCCATAAGAAGAGCCAGCCATCCCGCGCGCAATATTTTTGGTGATTTTAGTGATACTTCCTTAGAAGattcaaaaatggaagaaatcagaaaCTTGAAAATCAGTAGAAGTCTTACCAAGACAGGACCTGCTCATAGCAGATTTCTAAAAGGAAACCAAACCATGGGTGTAAAACACTCACTCCTGAAAGAGAAGGCTGTTGTGGATGGTGGGCACAAGCTCTCCTCAGGGAGACCCCTGACCACTGCCTCGAAGCTCAGGGCCAGTGCCGTGCTCACAAAACTGGCTCAGATAGAAACCAAGATTATGAACAGGAAGGCGCAGATGGTTTTGTCAGACATGGAATCTGACCTGAAGACCTCTGAGGAGAGTCTTCCAAAGAGCACAGACACAGTCCTTCCCAGGAGTACAGTCAAACTTTCTTCACACAGCCTGGAAAAAACCTCCCAGAAACAAGCCCATGAAATTCCTGTGGCTGAGAGCGGCGGTGCGCAGAATGGGAAGGTCAGTAGGTTTCTAAAGAGGAGGGAACCACCCGTTGAAAATACTTTCCCTGAAGcacattttggaaaagagagGAATTTTCAAACACCCAAAGAGAAAAAACCTGCTAGAAAACTAGCTTCTCCAGACAGCGAtgaggaggaaatgaaagagTTGCTTGGAAGCTTGATGGAATcttctagagaaaaagaaacatacacGAGTCAACATTTCAGAGGCCCCAGAGTCAGtgaaaaagaacagacaaaactaTTTTTG GATCCGATCCCAACTCCGCCAAGAATCCTTTCGCCACCCAGTGAGGAACTTTCCAGCCCAAAGTCATTTCGGACATCACGTCTGCCAGGCTCACAGTCTGCAGACGGGACCCTCTGCAGCACGCGTTCTAGAGCTCGCTCCTCACAGACGCACGCTTCGGGGGACACAGCCACCCGCATGGCATCGCACGCTTCGGGGGACACAGCCACCCGCACGGCATCGCTTCCCATTACTGGCCCCTCTCCAGAGTCCGCCTCCGTGGGGCGGCCGGAGAAGCTATCCTCCTGCCCCGGAAGTAGTGAGGCTGGGCCTTGTGAAGAGTCACTCTCAGAAGCTGCCGATGACAGCCCGAACG ATTTTCGAATCAATCTTTTATCCCTTGAAGATCTGGCTCCAGCTGTCAGCGAGAACTCAGACCTGGAACAGAGA aaagaaggCCAGCGGGATGAGGCATCCAGCCGAAGCCCCCGGGCCGGGGGAGCCCCCACTCTAAGCGAGGTCTCAGAGCGCCTGAGTGAGCCGTCGGCTCCCAGCCCGAGGCCGAAGTCTCAGGAGCCCACAGCGAGCACGGTGAGCTCGGCTTATTCGGAAGATTTTGAAACAGCATCCGAGTCGAGGGCCTGTTCTGAGGAGTCTCCCGACAGGACACTGGACACTTCGACAGAATTCTCTGCAAGTCTGCAGCCAGACCTTGCCCTGCCAACACTGAAGCCTCGGAAGAATCAGGTCAGGGACATTACGAGAGTCCTTGTGAAGGAGACAGCCGTGCAGACCCTCGATCCCGCCTTCACCTACCAGTGGGCAGAGG GGGCCGGCGTGGCGGCCATCGGGCCTGCCCTGGGAGGGACCTACGTGGACCCTGTGCCCATTGCCAGTCATGTCGTCAGCGCGGACTCGATAGAAG CCCTGACAGCCTACAGCCCAGCCGTGTTTGCGCTCAACGACATGCTGAAGCAGCAGCTGAGCCTGACGCAGCAGTTCATGGAGGCCAGCCGGCACCTGCACGGGTCCCTCCTGCGGTCCCTGGACCGGGACTCATTCCACTACCACACCCTGGAGGAAACCAAACAG TACATCAGGCAGCACAGGCCCGCCCCGCTGTCCATGGAGGACGCCCTGCAGGAG GTGACCGTGGTGGGGGCAGATGGCATGGAGGACTCACCTAAGCGGAATCCCAGCTCCAGCCTTTCCGGAGTGCTTGACGTTCCCAGCCCCCGCCTCCTCGGGGTGCCCGGCACCAGACCCGAAAGGACGCACCGGCCAGGGGAAACGGAGCCACAGGCGGCACTGTCACCACTACTCCTGGGGCGACGGAGGATGCCCGCCTGTCTGGAGCCCCGCAAGGCGGCCAGACGGGCCAGGGGCTGCCTGCCCAGTGAGTGGAGGAGATGGAAGGGGTGA
- the C1H19orf44 gene encoding uncharacterized protein C19orf44 homolog isoform X4 — translation MASIRRASHPARNIFGDFSDTSLEDSKMEEIRNLKISRSLTKTGPAHSRFLKGNQTMGVKHSLLKEKAVVDGGHKLSSGRPLTTASKLRASAVLTKLAQIETKIMNRKAQMVLSDMESDLKTSEESLPKSTDTVLPRSTVKLSSHSLEKTSQKQAHEIPVAESGGAQNGKVSRFLKRREPPVENTFPEAHFGKERNFQTPKEKKPARKLASPDSDEEEMKELLGSLMESSREKETYTSQHFRGPRVSEKEQTKLFLDPIPTPPRILSPPSEELSSPKSFRTSRLPGSQSADGTLCSTRSRARSSQTHASGDTATRMASHASGDTATRTASLPITGPSPESASVGRPEKLSSCPGSSEAGPCEESLSEAADDSPNDFRINLLSLEDLAPAVSENSDLEQRKEGQRDEASSRSPRAGGAPTLSEVSERLSEPSAPSPRPKSQEPTASTVSSAYSEDFETASESRACSEESPDRTLDTSTEFSASLQPDLALPTLKPRKNQVRDITRVLVKETAVQTLDPAFTYQWAEGAGVAAIGPALGGTYVDPVPIASHVVSADSIEALTAYSPAVFALNDMLKQQLSLTQQFMEASRHLHGSLLRSLDRDSFHYHTLEETKQYIRQHRPAPLSMEDALQEWL, via the exons ATGGCTTCCATAAGAAGAGCCAGCCATCCCGCGCGCAATATTTTTGGTGATTTTAGTGATACTTCCTTAGAAGattcaaaaatggaagaaatcagaaaCTTGAAAATCAGTAGAAGTCTTACCAAGACAGGACCTGCTCATAGCAGATTTCTAAAAGGAAACCAAACCATGGGTGTAAAACACTCACTCCTGAAAGAGAAGGCTGTTGTGGATGGTGGGCACAAGCTCTCCTCAGGGAGACCCCTGACCACTGCCTCGAAGCTCAGGGCCAGTGCCGTGCTCACAAAACTGGCTCAGATAGAAACCAAGATTATGAACAGGAAGGCGCAGATGGTTTTGTCAGACATGGAATCTGACCTGAAGACCTCTGAGGAGAGTCTTCCAAAGAGCACAGACACAGTCCTTCCCAGGAGTACAGTCAAACTTTCTTCACACAGCCTGGAAAAAACCTCCCAGAAACAAGCCCATGAAATTCCTGTGGCTGAGAGCGGCGGTGCGCAGAATGGGAAGGTCAGTAGGTTTCTAAAGAGGAGGGAACCACCCGTTGAAAATACTTTCCCTGAAGcacattttggaaaagagagGAATTTTCAAACACCCAAAGAGAAAAAACCTGCTAGAAAACTAGCTTCTCCAGACAGCGAtgaggaggaaatgaaagagTTGCTTGGAAGCTTGATGGAATcttctagagaaaaagaaacatacacGAGTCAACATTTCAGAGGCCCCAGAGTCAGtgaaaaagaacagacaaaactaTTTTTG GATCCGATCCCAACTCCGCCAAGAATCCTTTCGCCACCCAGTGAGGAACTTTCCAGCCCAAAGTCATTTCGGACATCACGTCTGCCAGGCTCACAGTCTGCAGACGGGACCCTCTGCAGCACGCGTTCTAGAGCTCGCTCCTCACAGACGCACGCTTCGGGGGACACAGCCACCCGCATGGCATCGCACGCTTCGGGGGACACAGCCACCCGCACGGCATCGCTTCCCATTACTGGCCCCTCTCCAGAGTCCGCCTCCGTGGGGCGGCCGGAGAAGCTATCCTCCTGCCCCGGAAGTAGTGAGGCTGGGCCTTGTGAAGAGTCACTCTCAGAAGCTGCCGATGACAGCCCGAACG ATTTTCGAATCAATCTTTTATCCCTTGAAGATCTGGCTCCAGCTGTCAGCGAGAACTCAGACCTGGAACAGAGA aaagaaggCCAGCGGGATGAGGCATCCAGCCGAAGCCCCCGGGCCGGGGGAGCCCCCACTCTAAGCGAGGTCTCAGAGCGCCTGAGTGAGCCGTCGGCTCCCAGCCCGAGGCCGAAGTCTCAGGAGCCCACAGCGAGCACGGTGAGCTCGGCTTATTCGGAAGATTTTGAAACAGCATCCGAGTCGAGGGCCTGTTCTGAGGAGTCTCCCGACAGGACACTGGACACTTCGACAGAATTCTCTGCAAGTCTGCAGCCAGACCTTGCCCTGCCAACACTGAAGCCTCGGAAGAATCAGGTCAGGGACATTACGAGAGTCCTTGTGAAGGAGACAGCCGTGCAGACCCTCGATCCCGCCTTCACCTACCAGTGGGCAGAGG GGGCCGGCGTGGCGGCCATCGGGCCTGCCCTGGGAGGGACCTACGTGGACCCTGTGCCCATTGCCAGTCATGTCGTCAGCGCGGACTCGATAGAAG CCCTGACAGCCTACAGCCCAGCCGTGTTTGCGCTCAACGACATGCTGAAGCAGCAGCTGAGCCTGACGCAGCAGTTCATGGAGGCCAGCCGGCACCTGCACGGGTCCCTCCTGCGGTCCCTGGACCGGGACTCATTCCACTACCACACCCTGGAGGAAACCAAACAG TACATCAGGCAGCACAGGCCCGCCCCGCTGTCCATGGAGGACGCCCTGCAGGAG TGGCTGTGA
- the C1H19orf44 gene encoding uncharacterized protein C19orf44 homolog isoform X2 gives MASIRRASHPARNIFGDFSDTSLEDSKMEEIRNLKISRSLTKTGPAHSRFLKGNQTMGVKHSLLKEKAVVDGGHKLSSGRPLTTASKLRASAVLTKLAQIETKIMNRKAQMVLSDMESDLKTSEESLPKSTDTVLPRSTVKLSSHSLEKTSQKQAHEIPVAESGGAQNGKVSRFLKRREPPVENTFPEAHFGKERNFQTPKEKKPARKLASPDSDEEEMKELLGSLMESSREKETYTSQHFRGPRVSEKEQTKLFLDPIPTPPRILSPPSEELSSPKSFRTSRLPGSQSADGTLCSTRSRARSSQTHASGDTATRTASLPITGPSPESASVGRPEKLSSCPGSSEAGPCEESLSEAADDSPNDFRINLLSLEDLAPAVSENSDLEQRKEGQRDEASSRSPRAGGAPTLSEVSERLSEPSAPSPRPKSQEPTASTVSSAYSEDFETASESRACSEESPDRTLDTSTEFSASLQPDLALPTLKPRKNQVRDITRVLVKETAVQTLDPAFTYQWAEGAGVAAIGPALGGTYVDPVPIASHVVSADSIEALTAYSPAVFALNDMLKQQLSLTQQFMEASRHLHGSLLRSLDRDSFHYHTLEETKQYIRQHRPAPLSMEDALQEVTVVGADGMEDSPKRNPSSSLSGVLDVPSPRLLGVPGTRPERTHRPGETEPQAALSPLLLGRRRMPACLEPRKAARRARGCLPSEWRRWKG, from the exons ATGGCTTCCATAAGAAGAGCCAGCCATCCCGCGCGCAATATTTTTGGTGATTTTAGTGATACTTCCTTAGAAGattcaaaaatggaagaaatcagaaaCTTGAAAATCAGTAGAAGTCTTACCAAGACAGGACCTGCTCATAGCAGATTTCTAAAAGGAAACCAAACCATGGGTGTAAAACACTCACTCCTGAAAGAGAAGGCTGTTGTGGATGGTGGGCACAAGCTCTCCTCAGGGAGACCCCTGACCACTGCCTCGAAGCTCAGGGCCAGTGCCGTGCTCACAAAACTGGCTCAGATAGAAACCAAGATTATGAACAGGAAGGCGCAGATGGTTTTGTCAGACATGGAATCTGACCTGAAGACCTCTGAGGAGAGTCTTCCAAAGAGCACAGACACAGTCCTTCCCAGGAGTACAGTCAAACTTTCTTCACACAGCCTGGAAAAAACCTCCCAGAAACAAGCCCATGAAATTCCTGTGGCTGAGAGCGGCGGTGCGCAGAATGGGAAGGTCAGTAGGTTTCTAAAGAGGAGGGAACCACCCGTTGAAAATACTTTCCCTGAAGcacattttggaaaagagagGAATTTTCAAACACCCAAAGAGAAAAAACCTGCTAGAAAACTAGCTTCTCCAGACAGCGAtgaggaggaaatgaaagagTTGCTTGGAAGCTTGATGGAATcttctagagaaaaagaaacatacacGAGTCAACATTTCAGAGGCCCCAGAGTCAGtgaaaaagaacagacaaaactaTTTTTG GATCCGATCCCAACTCCGCCAAGAATCCTTTCGCCACCCAGTGAGGAACTTTCCAGCCCAAAGTCATTTCGGACATCACGTCTGCCAGGCTCACAGTCTGCAGACGGGACCCTCTGCAGCACGCGTTCTAGAGCTCGCTCCTCACAGA CGCACGCTTCGGGGGACACAGCCACCCGCACGGCATCGCTTCCCATTACTGGCCCCTCTCCAGAGTCCGCCTCCGTGGGGCGGCCGGAGAAGCTATCCTCCTGCCCCGGAAGTAGTGAGGCTGGGCCTTGTGAAGAGTCACTCTCAGAAGCTGCCGATGACAGCCCGAACG ATTTTCGAATCAATCTTTTATCCCTTGAAGATCTGGCTCCAGCTGTCAGCGAGAACTCAGACCTGGAACAGAGA aaagaaggCCAGCGGGATGAGGCATCCAGCCGAAGCCCCCGGGCCGGGGGAGCCCCCACTCTAAGCGAGGTCTCAGAGCGCCTGAGTGAGCCGTCGGCTCCCAGCCCGAGGCCGAAGTCTCAGGAGCCCACAGCGAGCACGGTGAGCTCGGCTTATTCGGAAGATTTTGAAACAGCATCCGAGTCGAGGGCCTGTTCTGAGGAGTCTCCCGACAGGACACTGGACACTTCGACAGAATTCTCTGCAAGTCTGCAGCCAGACCTTGCCCTGCCAACACTGAAGCCTCGGAAGAATCAGGTCAGGGACATTACGAGAGTCCTTGTGAAGGAGACAGCCGTGCAGACCCTCGATCCCGCCTTCACCTACCAGTGGGCAGAGG GGGCCGGCGTGGCGGCCATCGGGCCTGCCCTGGGAGGGACCTACGTGGACCCTGTGCCCATTGCCAGTCATGTCGTCAGCGCGGACTCGATAGAAG CCCTGACAGCCTACAGCCCAGCCGTGTTTGCGCTCAACGACATGCTGAAGCAGCAGCTGAGCCTGACGCAGCAGTTCATGGAGGCCAGCCGGCACCTGCACGGGTCCCTCCTGCGGTCCCTGGACCGGGACTCATTCCACTACCACACCCTGGAGGAAACCAAACAG TACATCAGGCAGCACAGGCCCGCCCCGCTGTCCATGGAGGACGCCCTGCAGGAG GTGACCGTGGTGGGGGCAGATGGCATGGAGGACTCACCTAAGCGGAATCCCAGCTCCAGCCTTTCCGGAGTGCTTGACGTTCCCAGCCCCCGCCTCCTCGGGGTGCCCGGCACCAGACCCGAAAGGACGCACCGGCCAGGGGAAACGGAGCCACAGGCGGCACTGTCACCACTACTCCTGGGGCGACGGAGGATGCCCGCCTGTCTGGAGCCCCGCAAGGCGGCCAGACGGGCCAGGGGCTGCCTGCCCAGTGAGTGGAGGAGATGGAAGGGGTGA
- the C1H19orf44 gene encoding uncharacterized protein C19orf44 homolog isoform X3, which yields MASIRRASHPARNIFGDFSDTSLEDSKMEEIRNLKISRSLTKTGPAHSRFLKGNQTMGVKHSLLKEKAVVDGGHKLSSGRPLTTASKLRASAVLTKLAQIETKIMNRKAQMVLSDMESDLKTSEESLPKSTDTVLPRSTVKLSSHSLEKTSQKQAHEIPVAESGGAQNGKVSRFLKRREPPVENTFPEAHFGKERNFQTPKEKKPARKLASPDSDEEEMKELLGSLMESSREKETYTSQHFRGPRVSEKEQTKLFLDPIPTPPRILSPPSEELSSPKSFRTSRLPGSQSADGTLCSTRSRARSSQTHASGDTATRMASHASGDTATRTASLPITGPSPESASVGRPEKLSSCPGSSEAGPCEESLSEAADDSPNDFRINLLSLEDLAPAVSENSDLEQRKEGQRDEASSRSPRAGGAPTLSEVSERLSEPSAPSPRPKSQEPTASTVSSAYSEDFETASESRACSEESPDRTLDTSTEFSASLQPDLALPTLKPRKNQVRDITRVLVKETAVQTLDPAFTYQWAEGAGVAAIGPALGGTYVDPVPIASHVVSADSIEALTAYSPAVFALNDMLKQQLSLTQQFMEASRHLHGSLLRSLDRDSFHYHTLEETKQYIRQHRPAPLSMEDALQEVVEEL from the exons ATGGCTTCCATAAGAAGAGCCAGCCATCCCGCGCGCAATATTTTTGGTGATTTTAGTGATACTTCCTTAGAAGattcaaaaatggaagaaatcagaaaCTTGAAAATCAGTAGAAGTCTTACCAAGACAGGACCTGCTCATAGCAGATTTCTAAAAGGAAACCAAACCATGGGTGTAAAACACTCACTCCTGAAAGAGAAGGCTGTTGTGGATGGTGGGCACAAGCTCTCCTCAGGGAGACCCCTGACCACTGCCTCGAAGCTCAGGGCCAGTGCCGTGCTCACAAAACTGGCTCAGATAGAAACCAAGATTATGAACAGGAAGGCGCAGATGGTTTTGTCAGACATGGAATCTGACCTGAAGACCTCTGAGGAGAGTCTTCCAAAGAGCACAGACACAGTCCTTCCCAGGAGTACAGTCAAACTTTCTTCACACAGCCTGGAAAAAACCTCCCAGAAACAAGCCCATGAAATTCCTGTGGCTGAGAGCGGCGGTGCGCAGAATGGGAAGGTCAGTAGGTTTCTAAAGAGGAGGGAACCACCCGTTGAAAATACTTTCCCTGAAGcacattttggaaaagagagGAATTTTCAAACACCCAAAGAGAAAAAACCTGCTAGAAAACTAGCTTCTCCAGACAGCGAtgaggaggaaatgaaagagTTGCTTGGAAGCTTGATGGAATcttctagagaaaaagaaacatacacGAGTCAACATTTCAGAGGCCCCAGAGTCAGtgaaaaagaacagacaaaactaTTTTTG GATCCGATCCCAACTCCGCCAAGAATCCTTTCGCCACCCAGTGAGGAACTTTCCAGCCCAAAGTCATTTCGGACATCACGTCTGCCAGGCTCACAGTCTGCAGACGGGACCCTCTGCAGCACGCGTTCTAGAGCTCGCTCCTCACAGACGCACGCTTCGGGGGACACAGCCACCCGCATGGCATCGCACGCTTCGGGGGACACAGCCACCCGCACGGCATCGCTTCCCATTACTGGCCCCTCTCCAGAGTCCGCCTCCGTGGGGCGGCCGGAGAAGCTATCCTCCTGCCCCGGAAGTAGTGAGGCTGGGCCTTGTGAAGAGTCACTCTCAGAAGCTGCCGATGACAGCCCGAACG ATTTTCGAATCAATCTTTTATCCCTTGAAGATCTGGCTCCAGCTGTCAGCGAGAACTCAGACCTGGAACAGAGA aaagaaggCCAGCGGGATGAGGCATCCAGCCGAAGCCCCCGGGCCGGGGGAGCCCCCACTCTAAGCGAGGTCTCAGAGCGCCTGAGTGAGCCGTCGGCTCCCAGCCCGAGGCCGAAGTCTCAGGAGCCCACAGCGAGCACGGTGAGCTCGGCTTATTCGGAAGATTTTGAAACAGCATCCGAGTCGAGGGCCTGTTCTGAGGAGTCTCCCGACAGGACACTGGACACTTCGACAGAATTCTCTGCAAGTCTGCAGCCAGACCTTGCCCTGCCAACACTGAAGCCTCGGAAGAATCAGGTCAGGGACATTACGAGAGTCCTTGTGAAGGAGACAGCCGTGCAGACCCTCGATCCCGCCTTCACCTACCAGTGGGCAGAGG GGGCCGGCGTGGCGGCCATCGGGCCTGCCCTGGGAGGGACCTACGTGGACCCTGTGCCCATTGCCAGTCATGTCGTCAGCGCGGACTCGATAGAAG CCCTGACAGCCTACAGCCCAGCCGTGTTTGCGCTCAACGACATGCTGAAGCAGCAGCTGAGCCTGACGCAGCAGTTCATGGAGGCCAGCCGGCACCTGCACGGGTCCCTCCTGCGGTCCCTGGACCGGGACTCATTCCACTACCACACCCTGGAGGAAACCAAACAG TACATCAGGCAGCACAGGCCCGCCCCGCTGTCCATGGAGGACGCCCTGCAGGAGGTGGTGGAGGAGCTGTGA